One window of Hymenobacter sp. BRD128 genomic DNA carries:
- a CDS encoding AraC family transcriptional regulator, which yields MKPATLPILPLAAFPAPEATEPAARRPYYVQRLQTHAARFPGVSAPHAHDFYLLLYITQGGGTHTIDLQAYELRPGALFFLAPGQVHGWALSPDAAGYIVFFEAEFYQRRYPAGRLQGYPFFDPGHLPVRYLAPAETPIAPLLGQLWAEASPPAVPGDEVVAAYLFLVLELAARHYPAAPAPAAALGRQQVSEFSRLLNQHFRHEKTVAFYADKLHVTPNHLTAICQRVVGHPARDLILARVMAEAQRQLRHSADSVAQLAQALGYDDASYFSRPFKKHVGITPEAFRRQR from the coding sequence ATGAAGCCCGCCACCCTGCCCATCTTGCCGCTAGCCGCCTTCCCGGCGCCCGAGGCTACTGAGCCCGCTGCGCGCCGGCCCTACTACGTGCAGCGCCTCCAAACCCACGCGGCCCGGTTTCCGGGCGTGAGCGCGCCGCACGCGCACGATTTTTATCTGCTGCTGTATATCACGCAGGGCGGCGGCACGCACACCATTGATTTGCAAGCGTATGAGCTGCGGCCGGGCGCGCTGTTTTTTCTGGCGCCGGGGCAGGTGCACGGCTGGGCGCTGAGCCCCGACGCGGCGGGCTACATCGTGTTTTTTGAGGCCGAGTTTTACCAGCGGCGCTACCCGGCGGGCCGGCTGCAAGGCTACCCGTTTTTCGACCCTGGCCACTTGCCGGTGCGGTACCTGGCGCCGGCCGAAACACCCATTGCGCCGCTGCTGGGCCAGCTCTGGGCCGAGGCTAGCCCGCCCGCCGTGCCCGGCGATGAGGTGGTAGCCGCCTATCTGTTTCTGGTGTTGGAGCTGGCGGCCCGGCACTACCCGGCGGCACCCGCGCCGGCTGCCGCGCTGGGCCGCCAGCAGGTGAGCGAGTTTAGCCGGCTGCTCAACCAGCATTTCCGGCACGAGAAAACCGTGGCCTTTTACGCCGATAAATTACACGTTACGCCTAACCACCTCACGGCAATTTGCCAGCGGGTGGTGGGGCACCCGGCCCGCGACCTCATCCTGGCCCGCGTGATGGCCGAGGCCCAGCGCCAGTTGCGCCACTCGGCCGACTCGGTGGCCCAGCTGGCCCAGGCCCTGGGCTACGACGATGCCTCGTATTTCAGCCGGCCCTTCAAAAAGCACGTAGGCATAACCCCCGAGGCCTTTCGGCGGCAGCGTTGA
- a CDS encoding M1 family metallopeptidase has protein sequence MRISLLAAGLGLLLAPAIGRAQTTNSGTDKFEQLGTELPTPNEYRTASGAPGPRYWQQRADYNIRVSLDDAKQAITGSETITYTNLSPDALPYLWVQLDQNILAKNSITAATNVGQVSNGRLSFQELDNQMATAEFDGGYKIAAVTDAGGKALKYTINHTMMRIDLPTALRPGQKVSFGVKWSYNISDQLKINERSGYEYFPEDKNYLYEIAQFYPRMAVYSDATGWQNKQFLGNGEFTLPFGDYRVSITAPADHVVGATGTLQNPDQVLTSAQRQRLASAKNAKKPVLIVTQAEATQAEGKRASGTKTWTFAAKNVRDFAWASSRKFIWDAMGISQNGVPVLCMSYYPKEGNPLWGQYSTEVVAHTIKTYSKFTIPYAYPVAISVHGPVGGMEYPMICFNGGRPEKDGTYSADRKYGMISVIIHEVGHNFFPMIVNSDERQWTWMDEGLNTFCQYLTEQEWERNYPSRRGEPRNIVDYMRTDKSLQTPIMTNSESVLQFGNNAYGKPATALNILRETVMGRELFDYAFKTYATRWAYKHPQPADFFRTMEDASAVDLDWFWRGWFYGTDRCDISLEGVKYFRPSSKNPSVESKRMITERQAQLPSLSAQRNATDLKTTAVEDKPELKDFYNSYDPLAVTDADQQRYNQYISTLSPTQQQRLNGNLNLYELSLRNVGGLVMPVVLQMTYDDGTQETQTIPAEIWRKNNEQVTKLIISPKNVVSFVIDPLQQTADTDLSNNAYPRQPSASRFDLFQASQVGNNAPQANPMRAAKEPQIEKRENKPNPQ, from the coding sequence ATGCGCATTTCGCTACTAGCCGCCGGGCTAGGGTTGCTGCTGGCGCCGGCAATCGGCCGGGCCCAAACCACCAACTCGGGCACCGACAAGTTTGAGCAGCTCGGCACCGAGCTGCCCACCCCCAACGAGTACCGCACCGCCAGCGGCGCGCCCGGCCCCCGCTACTGGCAGCAGCGCGCCGACTATAACATTCGCGTGAGCCTCGACGATGCCAAGCAGGCCATTACGGGCTCGGAAACAATTACCTACACCAACCTCTCGCCCGATGCGCTGCCCTACCTGTGGGTGCAGCTCGACCAGAATATCCTGGCCAAAAACTCCATTACCGCCGCCACCAACGTGGGGCAGGTGAGCAACGGCCGCCTCTCGTTTCAGGAGCTCGACAACCAGATGGCGACGGCCGAGTTTGACGGCGGCTACAAAATCGCGGCCGTGACCGACGCCGGCGGCAAAGCCTTGAAATACACCATCAACCACACCATGATGCGCATCGACTTGCCCACCGCGCTGCGGCCGGGCCAGAAGGTGAGCTTTGGTGTGAAGTGGAGCTACAACATCAGCGACCAGCTGAAAATCAACGAGCGCAGCGGCTACGAGTACTTTCCGGAGGACAAAAACTACCTCTACGAAATCGCGCAGTTTTACCCGCGCATGGCCGTCTACTCCGACGCCACGGGCTGGCAGAACAAGCAGTTTTTGGGCAACGGCGAGTTTACGCTGCCTTTCGGCGACTACCGCGTGAGCATCACCGCGCCCGCCGACCACGTGGTGGGCGCCACCGGCACGCTCCAGAATCCCGACCAGGTGCTCACCAGCGCCCAGCGCCAGCGGCTAGCCTCGGCCAAGAACGCTAAGAAGCCGGTGCTCATCGTGACGCAGGCCGAAGCCACCCAGGCCGAAGGCAAGCGGGCTAGCGGCACCAAAACCTGGACCTTCGCCGCCAAAAACGTGCGCGACTTTGCCTGGGCCAGCTCGCGCAAGTTCATCTGGGATGCCATGGGCATTTCGCAGAATGGCGTGCCGGTGCTCTGCATGAGCTACTATCCTAAGGAGGGCAACCCGCTGTGGGGCCAGTACTCGACCGAGGTAGTGGCGCACACCATCAAGACGTATTCGAAGTTCACCATCCCGTACGCCTACCCGGTGGCCATTTCGGTGCACGGGCCGGTGGGCGGCATGGAGTACCCGATGATTTGCTTTAACGGCGGCCGGCCCGAGAAGGACGGCACCTACTCGGCTGACCGCAAATACGGGATGATTTCGGTAATTATCCACGAGGTGGGCCACAACTTCTTCCCGATGATTGTGAACTCCGACGAGCGCCAGTGGACCTGGATGGACGAGGGCCTCAACACTTTCTGCCAGTACCTCACCGAGCAGGAGTGGGAGCGCAACTACCCCAGCCGACGCGGCGAACCCCGCAACATCGTGGACTACATGCGCACCGACAAGAGCCTGCAAACCCCAATTATGACCAACTCGGAGTCGGTATTGCAGTTTGGCAACAACGCCTACGGCAAGCCCGCCACGGCCCTCAACATCCTGCGCGAAACGGTGATGGGCCGCGAGCTATTTGACTACGCTTTCAAAACCTACGCCACGCGCTGGGCCTACAAGCACCCGCAACCGGCCGACTTTTTCCGCACCATGGAAGACGCCTCGGCGGTGGACCTCGACTGGTTCTGGCGCGGCTGGTTCTACGGCACCGACCGCTGCGACATCTCGCTGGAAGGCGTGAAGTACTTCCGCCCCAGCTCCAAGAACCCCAGCGTGGAAAGCAAGCGCATGATTACCGAGCGCCAGGCCCAGCTGCCCAGCCTCTCGGCCCAGCGTAACGCTACCGACCTCAAAACCACGGCCGTAGAAGACAAGCCCGAGCTCAAGGACTTCTACAATAGCTACGACCCGCTGGCGGTGACCGACGCCGACCAGCAGCGTTACAACCAGTATATCAGCACCCTGAGCCCCACCCAGCAGCAGCGCCTCAACGGCAACCTGAACCTCTACGAGCTGAGTTTGCGCAACGTGGGCGGCCTCGTGATGCCGGTGGTGCTGCAAATGACCTACGACGACGGCACCCAGGAAACCCAGACCATTCCGGCCGAAATCTGGCGTAAGAATAACGAGCAGGTAACCAAGCTCATCATCTCGCCCAAGAATGTAGTGTCGTTCGTTATCGACCCGCTACAGCAAACGGCTGATACCGACCTGAGCAACAACGCCTACCCGCGCCAGCCCTCGGCCTCGCGCTTCGACCTGTTCCAGGCTAGCCAGGTGGGTAACAACGCCCCCCAGGCCAACCCCATGCGCGCCGCGAAGGAGCCCCAGATTGAAAAGCGCGAAAACAAGCCCAACCCGCAGTAG
- a CDS encoding DUF983 domain-containing protein — protein sequence MSIAAAPIESSTLALLALRCPRCHQGKLFTNSALSLTKFTDMPAECPVCGQAFEPEPGFYFGAMYISFGFAVGTFAVVGILLYYLAGDPPTWVYVVAVAIITLISTPLVFRYSRALMLYLFGGTRYDPKWTARHAH from the coding sequence ATGTCTATCGCCGCCGCTCCCATCGAATCGTCTACGCTCGCGCTGCTGGCTTTGCGCTGCCCGCGCTGCCACCAGGGCAAGCTGTTTACCAACTCCGCGCTCAGCCTCACCAAGTTTACCGACATGCCGGCCGAGTGCCCCGTGTGCGGGCAAGCGTTTGAGCCCGAGCCGGGCTTTTACTTCGGGGCCATGTACATCAGCTTTGGCTTTGCGGTGGGCACGTTTGCCGTGGTAGGCATCCTGCTCTACTACTTGGCCGGCGACCCGCCGACGTGGGTGTACGTGGTGGCCGTGGCCATTATCACGCTCATTTCGACGCCGCTGGTGTTTCGCTACTCGCGGGCGCTGATGCTGTACCTGTTTGGGGGCACGCGCTACGACCCCAAATGGACCGCGCGCCACGCGCACTAG
- a CDS encoding HupE/UreJ family protein, translating into MSFFTTYLQLGFLHICSWQATDHLTFLLALCAPYVLADWRRVVALVTSFTVGHSITLALATLGIVGINAPVIEALIPVTIILTALVNMRQAVPDRRSRRDPPVLWTVPNALAAAFGLIHGLGFSNYLRALLGAKSRPVVELLSFNLGVELGQLVVVSAILVLGFVLLRLLGVARRDWILTVSGAALGVATLLLLQMGNK; encoded by the coding sequence ATGTCCTTCTTCACTACCTATTTGCAGCTTGGGTTCCTGCATATTTGCAGCTGGCAGGCCACCGACCACCTCACGTTTTTGCTGGCCCTGTGCGCGCCCTACGTACTGGCCGACTGGCGCCGCGTGGTGGCACTGGTCACGAGCTTCACGGTGGGCCACTCCATCACCTTGGCCCTGGCCACGCTGGGCATTGTAGGCATAAATGCCCCCGTAATTGAGGCGCTTATTCCGGTTACTATTATCCTCACGGCCTTGGTCAATATGCGGCAGGCGGTGCCGGACCGCCGCTCGCGCCGCGACCCGCCTGTGCTCTGGACCGTGCCCAATGCCCTGGCCGCCGCGTTTGGCCTCATTCACGGCCTGGGGTTTTCCAACTACCTGCGGGCGCTGCTCGGCGCCAAAAGCCGTCCCGTAGTCGAGCTGCTCTCCTTCAACCTGGGCGTGGAGCTAGGGCAATTAGTAGTCGTGAGCGCGATTTTAGTGCTGGGCTTTGTGCTGCTGCGCCTGCTGGGCGTGGCCCGGCGCGACTGGATACTCACCGTGAGCGGGGCGGCGCTCGGGGTGGCCACGCTGCTGCTCTTGCAAATGGGTAACAAGTAA
- a CDS encoding xanthine dehydrogenase family protein subunit M, with protein sequence MDNFAYTQAASTKEATTTKETDKQAAFIGGGTTLLDIMKSNIEHHTLLIDINKLALLGIDNAATGLRIGALERMSDVGEHPQVVQNYPVISQALLASASPQLRNMASMGGNLLQKTRCGYYRDVAFPCNKRVPGSGCPAQTGDNRTLAILGGSPSCIATHPSDLAVALVALEAKLTLESPKGTTRTVPLADFYKLPGSTPHIENHLAPGELITAITVPAAAHARKSHYLKVRDRASYAYALTSAAVGLDVQGGIIRSARVALGGVGTVPWRVPAVEKALVGKAPTEENFRAAAALVVRDAAPREHNKFKVELAQRTLVRALLEVVA encoded by the coding sequence ATGGACAATTTTGCCTACACCCAGGCCGCTTCTACCAAGGAAGCCACTACGACCAAGGAAACTGATAAACAAGCCGCCTTCATCGGCGGCGGCACCACGCTGCTCGACATCATGAAGTCGAATATCGAGCACCACACCCTGCTGATTGACATCAACAAGCTCGCGCTGCTGGGCATCGACAATGCGGCTACCGGCCTGCGCATCGGGGCCCTGGAGCGCATGAGCGACGTGGGCGAGCACCCGCAGGTGGTGCAGAACTACCCCGTTATCTCGCAGGCGCTGCTAGCCTCGGCCTCGCCGCAGCTGCGCAACATGGCCAGCATGGGCGGCAACCTCCTGCAGAAAACCCGCTGCGGCTACTATCGCGACGTGGCTTTTCCGTGCAATAAGCGCGTGCCCGGCTCGGGCTGCCCCGCCCAAACCGGCGACAACCGCACCCTGGCTATCTTGGGCGGCTCGCCGAGCTGCATTGCCACCCATCCCTCCGACCTGGCCGTAGCCCTGGTGGCCCTGGAAGCCAAGCTGACGCTGGAAAGCCCGAAAGGCACCACCCGCACCGTGCCGCTGGCCGATTTTTACAAGCTGCCCGGCTCGACGCCGCACATCGAAAACCACCTCGCGCCCGGCGAACTGATTACGGCCATTACGGTGCCGGCCGCCGCGCACGCCCGCAAGTCGCACTATCTTAAGGTGCGCGACCGCGCCAGCTACGCCTATGCGCTGACTTCGGCCGCCGTGGGGCTCGATGTGCAGGGGGGTATTATTCGCTCGGCTCGGGTGGCGCTGGGCGGCGTGGGCACCGTGCCCTGGCGCGTGCCCGCCGTGGAAAAAGCCCTCGTGGGCAAAGCGCCGACGGAGGAAAACTTCCGCGCCGCCGCCGCGCTGGTCGTGCGCGATGCTGCCCCGCGCGAGCACAATAAGTTTAAAGTGGAGCTAGCCCAGCGCACGTTGGTGCGGGCATTGTTAGAGGTCGTTGCTTAA
- a CDS encoding (2Fe-2S)-binding protein: MYPDDHTPDAANPTPQGPSRRSFLKQTGGLLGVALAPPIASQAEALADKLAPASPVLSGATPMSLNINGQVKSLRLEPRTTLLDALREYLDLTGTKKGCDHGQCGACTVHIDGRRVNSCLTLAVMAQGKQITTIEGLAKGEELHPMQEAFLKHDGFQCGYCTPGQIMSGVACVKEGHATTDDQAREWMSGNICRCGAYPNILAAVRDVAGQSAKG, from the coding sequence ATGTACCCTGACGACCACACGCCCGACGCGGCCAACCCGACGCCGCAAGGCCCCTCGCGCCGCTCTTTTCTAAAGCAAACCGGCGGCCTGCTGGGCGTAGCCCTGGCCCCGCCCATCGCCAGCCAGGCCGAAGCCCTGGCCGATAAGCTGGCCCCGGCTAGCCCTGTTCTTTCGGGCGCCACGCCCATGAGCCTCAACATTAATGGCCAGGTGAAAAGCCTGCGCTTGGAGCCGCGTACCACCTTGCTCGACGCCCTGCGCGAGTACCTGGACCTGACGGGCACCAAAAAAGGCTGCGACCACGGCCAGTGCGGCGCCTGCACGGTGCACATCGATGGTCGCCGCGTCAATAGCTGCCTGACCCTGGCCGTGATGGCCCAGGGTAAGCAAATCACCACCATCGAAGGCTTGGCGAAAGGCGAGGAGCTGCATCCCATGCAGGAGGCTTTTCTCAAGCACGACGGCTTCCAATGCGGCTACTGCACGCCGGGCCAAATCATGAGCGGCGTAGCCTGCGTGAAGGAAGGCCACGCCACCACCGACGACCAGGCCCGCGAGTGGATGAGCGGCAACATCTGCCGCTGCGGCGCTTACCCCAATATTCTGGCTGCCGTGCGCGACGTGGCCGGGCAATCTGCTAAAGGCTAA
- the clpB gene encoding ATP-dependent chaperone ClpB, producing MDFKNFTIKAQEAVQKATEIAGANQQQAIETGHLLKALLQNDENTLAFLGKKLGANMANLGQRLDAIVQAYPKVSGGSPYLANDAANAVQRANTQMRDMGDEFVSVEHLLLGILGGKDSVASLLKDNGFSEKDLKAAIQELRGGRKVTSQTAEEQYQSLNRYAINLNERVRSGKMDPVIGRDEEIRRVLQILSRRTKNNPVLLGEPGVGKTAIAEGLAQRIVAGDVPENLQDKTLMSLDLGLLVAGAKYKGEFEERLKAVIKEVTDAEGQIILFIDEIHTLIGAGSGGEGAMDAANLLKPALARGELHAIGATTLKEYQKYIEKDKALERRFQAVMVDEPSVPDAISILRGIKEKYELHHGVRITDDAVIAAVELSSRYITDRFLPDKAIDLMDEAAAKLRIELNSMPVELDEIQRRIMQLEIEREAIRREDNHDREAVLSKELADLGSQRDELKAKWEGEKSVLTNIQTEKENIERFKTEAEQAERQGDYGRVAELRYGKIQEAEQRLKTLQDEANATKADGGMLQEVVTSEDIAEVVAKWTGIPLSKMLQSDRDKLLGLEAELGRRVAGQSEAIAAISDAVRRSRAGLQDPKRPIGSFIFLGTTGVGKTELAKALAEYLFNDENAMVRIDMSEFQERHAVSRLIGAPPGYVGYDEGGQLTEAVRRKPYSVVLLDEIEKAHPDVFNILLQVLDDGRLTDNKGRVANFKNTIIIMTSNTGADIIQKNFKHLDEHNLMEVEEIVDRTRDEVVERLRQHMRPEFLNRIDEIVLFQPLKRKEIRKIVDIQFKQIQQRLQEAGISLEATDEVLDYLGEQGFDPQFGARPLKRVLQRVILNELSKEILSGKVSKDAVVEAVLEDGQVHFENVELPTV from the coding sequence ATGGACTTTAAAAACTTCACCATCAAGGCACAGGAGGCCGTGCAGAAGGCCACCGAGATTGCCGGAGCCAACCAGCAGCAGGCCATCGAAACGGGCCACCTGCTGAAGGCTTTACTACAGAACGACGAGAACACCCTGGCCTTCCTAGGTAAGAAACTGGGCGCCAACATGGCCAATCTCGGCCAGCGGCTCGATGCCATTGTGCAGGCCTACCCCAAGGTGAGCGGCGGCTCGCCCTACCTGGCCAACGACGCGGCCAACGCCGTGCAGCGCGCCAACACCCAGATGCGGGACATGGGCGACGAGTTCGTGTCCGTCGAGCACCTGCTGCTGGGCATCCTGGGCGGTAAAGACAGCGTGGCTAGCCTGCTCAAGGACAACGGCTTCAGCGAGAAAGACTTGAAAGCCGCCATCCAGGAGCTGCGCGGGGGCCGCAAGGTCACCAGCCAAACCGCCGAGGAGCAGTACCAGAGCCTCAACCGCTACGCCATCAACCTAAACGAGCGCGTGCGCAGCGGCAAGATGGACCCCGTTATCGGGCGCGACGAAGAAATCCGCCGCGTGCTCCAGATTTTGTCGCGCCGCACCAAAAACAACCCCGTGCTGCTCGGCGAGCCCGGCGTGGGTAAAACCGCCATCGCCGAAGGCCTGGCCCAGCGCATCGTGGCCGGCGACGTGCCCGAGAACCTGCAAGACAAAACCCTGATGAGCCTCGACCTGGGCCTGCTCGTGGCCGGCGCCAAGTATAAGGGCGAGTTTGAGGAGCGCCTCAAGGCCGTTATCAAGGAAGTGACCGATGCCGAGGGTCAGATTATTCTGTTTATCGATGAGATACACACCCTGATTGGGGCCGGCAGCGGGGGCGAAGGCGCCATGGACGCCGCCAACCTGCTCAAGCCGGCCTTGGCCCGCGGCGAGCTGCACGCCATCGGCGCCACCACGCTCAAGGAATACCAGAAATACATCGAGAAAGACAAGGCCCTGGAGCGTCGCTTCCAGGCGGTTATGGTGGACGAGCCGAGCGTGCCCGACGCCATCAGCATCCTGCGCGGCATCAAGGAGAAGTACGAGCTGCACCACGGCGTGCGCATCACCGACGACGCCGTGATTGCGGCCGTGGAGCTGAGCAGCCGCTACATCACCGACCGCTTCCTGCCCGACAAGGCCATCGACCTCATGGACGAGGCCGCCGCCAAGCTGCGCATCGAGCTGAACTCCATGCCCGTGGAGCTGGATGAGATTCAGCGCCGCATCATGCAGCTGGAGATTGAGCGCGAGGCCATCCGGCGCGAAGACAACCACGACCGCGAGGCCGTGCTGAGTAAGGAACTGGCCGACCTAGGCAGCCAGCGCGACGAGCTGAAAGCCAAGTGGGAAGGCGAGAAATCCGTCCTGACCAACATCCAGACCGAGAAGGAAAACATCGAGCGCTTCAAGACCGAAGCCGAGCAGGCCGAGCGCCAGGGCGACTACGGCCGCGTGGCCGAGCTGCGCTACGGCAAAATTCAGGAAGCCGAGCAGCGCCTGAAAACCTTGCAGGACGAAGCCAACGCCACCAAAGCCGACGGCGGCATGCTGCAAGAAGTAGTGACCAGCGAGGACATTGCCGAGGTAGTGGCCAAGTGGACGGGCATCCCGCTGAGCAAGATGCTGCAATCGGACCGCGACAAGCTCCTAGGCCTCGAAGCCGAGCTGGGCCGCCGCGTGGCCGGCCAGAGCGAAGCCATCGCCGCCATCTCGGATGCCGTGCGCCGCTCGCGCGCCGGTCTGCAAGACCCCAAGCGGCCCATCGGCTCGTTTATCTTCCTCGGTACCACTGGGGTCGGGAAGACCGAGCTGGCCAAGGCCCTAGCCGAGTACTTGTTCAACGACGAGAACGCGATGGTGCGCATCGACATGAGCGAGTTTCAGGAGCGCCACGCCGTATCGCGCCTCATCGGGGCGCCTCCCGGCTACGTGGGCTACGACGAGGGCGGCCAGCTCACGGAGGCCGTGCGCCGCAAGCCCTACTCAGTGGTGCTACTCGACGAGATTGAGAAGGCCCACCCCGACGTGTTTAACATCTTGCTGCAAGTGCTCGACGATGGCCGCCTCACCGACAACAAAGGCCGGGTGGCGAACTTCAAGAACACCATCATCATCATGACATCGAACACGGGGGCCGACATCATCCAAAAGAATTTCAAGCACTTGGATGAGCACAATCTGATGGAAGTAGAAGAAATTGTGGACCGCACCCGCGACGAAGTAGTGGAGCGCCTGCGCCAGCACATGCGCCCCGAGTTCCTGAACCGCATCGACGAAATCGTGCTATTCCAGCCCCTCAAGCGCAAGGAAATCCGCAAGATTGTCGATATCCAGTTCAAGCAAATCCAGCAGCGCCTGCAAGAAGCCGGCATCAGCCTCGAAGCCACCGACGAGGTACTCGACTACCTCGGCGAGCAGGGCTTCGACCCGCAGTTCGGCGCCCGCCCGCTCAAGCGCGTGTTGCAGCGCGTGATTCTGAACGAGCTGAGCAAGGAGATACTCTCGGGCAAGGTGTCTAAGGATGCTGTTGTTGAGGCCGTGCTAGAAGATGGCCAGGTGCACTTCGAGAACGTGGAGCTGCCGACGGTGTAA
- a CDS encoding pectinesterase family protein has translation MPVTTRTWCLVAGLRASLLLLLLLAGSARLLAYNLTVAQDGSGDYRTVQAAVAAVPDGRTAVFTIYIKDGIYSEKVTVPASKPFVQLVGQSVANTILTWHDDNKTPDGRGGTLGTGGSGSIVVNATDFSALNLTFANSFGNGSQAVAVSLYADRAAFKNCRFMGNQDTLLTYESGGAVSRHYFRDCYIDGNVDFIFGNAIAIFDNCTIYAKARASNATSSYITAANTPATQAYGYLFRGATLPDNGATPYYLGRPWQNAARFSEAAGTLAHNKVVFLSARLGRQILPAGWALWDAGTDTTKILNAEYNSRDFGGRLIDVSQRVGWSRQLAPTDTVAYTLATLFGPGASRPGAPVAAWNPTALGPEFGTCQAPDLAVANLQAAAGPGQVTLRWNISWAMAGITCEVQRSLDNVHFTRVSRQKSRTDTQYNFVAIDARPVTGPRCYYRVVATKKSLAAHTTPSVLVALPARP, from the coding sequence ATGCCTGTAACTACCCGTACGTGGTGCCTGGTGGCTGGCCTTCGGGCGAGCCTGCTGCTCTTACTGCTACTGGCGGGCAGCGCCCGGCTGCTTGCCTATAACCTGACCGTGGCTCAGGATGGCAGCGGCGATTACCGCACTGTTCAGGCGGCCGTGGCGGCCGTGCCCGATGGCCGCACCGCGGTCTTTACCATTTATATCAAGGATGGTATTTACAGCGAGAAGGTAACGGTGCCGGCCTCCAAGCCCTTTGTGCAGCTGGTGGGCCAGAGCGTGGCCAACACTATCCTCACCTGGCACGACGACAATAAGACCCCCGACGGCCGGGGCGGTACGCTGGGCACCGGCGGCTCGGGTAGTATCGTGGTGAATGCTACTGACTTCTCAGCCCTCAACCTGACGTTTGCCAATTCCTTCGGCAACGGCTCGCAGGCGGTGGCCGTGAGCTTGTACGCCGACCGAGCAGCGTTCAAAAACTGCCGCTTTATGGGCAATCAGGACACGCTGCTGACTTACGAGAGCGGCGGCGCGGTATCGCGCCACTACTTCCGCGACTGCTACATTGATGGTAACGTGGATTTTATTTTCGGCAACGCCATCGCCATTTTCGACAACTGTACCATCTACGCCAAGGCTCGGGCGAGTAATGCGACAAGCTCCTACATCACGGCGGCCAACACGCCCGCCACCCAGGCCTATGGCTACCTGTTTCGCGGTGCCACGCTGCCCGATAACGGCGCCACGCCCTACTACTTGGGCCGGCCCTGGCAAAACGCCGCCCGGTTTTCGGAAGCCGCCGGCACGCTGGCCCACAACAAAGTGGTTTTCCTCAGCGCCCGGCTGGGCCGCCAGATATTACCGGCCGGCTGGGCCCTATGGGATGCGGGCACCGACACGACAAAAATCCTGAACGCCGAGTACAATTCCCGGGACTTCGGCGGGCGACTTATCGACGTTAGCCAGCGCGTGGGCTGGTCGCGCCAGCTGGCCCCGACCGATACGGTAGCCTATACCCTAGCCACGCTGTTTGGCCCTGGCGCCAGCCGGCCGGGCGCGCCCGTGGCTGCCTGGAACCCGACAGCGCTCGGGCCCGAGTTTGGCACCTGCCAGGCGCCCGACCTGGCCGTGGCCAATCTGCAAGCTGCCGCTGGCCCTGGCCAGGTTACCCTGCGGTGGAATATCAGTTGGGCGATGGCTGGCATCACCTGCGAGGTGCAGCGCTCGCTTGATAACGTGCATTTTACGCGGGTGAGCCGCCAGAAGTCCCGCACCGATACGCAGTATAATTTCGTGGCTATCGATGCGCGACCGGTCACTGGCCCGCGCTGCTACTACCGCGTGGTGGCCACCAAAAAAAGCCTGGCCGCGCACACCACGCCCAGCGTGCTGGTTGCCCTGCCCGCCCGGCCCTAG